TATCTTTTCCATGAAGTGAATGTAACATATATGGTTAATTTGTTATCTTATGCCTGAGCTGTCACATTTTGTTCAATTAGATGTAGCTATTCTGTGCAGGGAATCCTTGTTTTTGCATCTATAATGGCAACGCTGGGCCTTCAGATCATTTTGGAGTCGGTACAATCCCTAATATCAGATGTAAGTCAAAAAAAATCTCTCAACTCTCAGACaagcatattttcatttttccttGCTCGACACAAGTTCTTTTCTAATATTTTAGTGAAGATTAGTGGCATCCTCCATGTTAGTTCACTACATATTAGAATTTATTTACATTTATGCCATCTAAGACTTCCGTATGGAAATGGCATATGCATCCTTCACCAGCATGATAAATTCCAAAGTGACCAACCAAGTATAGGTTTCAGTTTTTTTACAGACTTCATTACAAAGATTCCAATTTATAAGTTCCCTAACCATCCAATTATGACGGCTTGATGTCCACTAATATTTACATCAGCTCCTGATAACCATACTGCTAGCTTAATCCTGGCACATTGTTTAGGCTTTTAAGCATCACAATTATGGTGTTCTTGCATTAAAGACAGCAGTTATCTGTTTGTTTGATGCAGGAAGATGAATTCAGCATGACAAAGCAGCAAGAGAGATGGGTTGTAGGCATCATGTCATCTGTGACATTAGTGAAGCTTGCTCTGGTTTTCTACTGCCGCTCGTTCACCAATGAGATTGTCAAGGCCTACATGAAGGACCACTTTTTTGACGTCATTACAAATGTCATTGGTCTGGTGGCTGCACTTCTTGGCAATTATATAAAACACTGGATTGATCCAGTTGGAGCTATCATTGTGAGTAGTACTCATTATCGCCCTTTCCATTGTATCTCAGCATGAACTGTGTGAGCGATTGCTTTAGTTTGCAACTGGAACCTATATGCTGTTGTTGCATGAGGCAGGATACATGGTGACTATTGGAAGCACGGCAAAGCTTGGTGGAAAACTTAATGAGACAGCTGATGTGGTGCCACTTGGCTGTCCCATGAACCTATCTCCTACAATGCTCCACCTGATATAAGAAACAGAACCTGATACTTGGCTGATAGGCAAACTCTTGGGTAGATGGTGGCCCAATAGTTTGATTGAATAATCTGTAATATCCAGTTGTATCATTACTGTATGTTGTCTAAGTTGTTGCCACAGTGAACCCACAGGTTGTgtccaaaagaaaaaccaaaagaagaagaaaagaaaagaaaagaaagcctaAAACAACTCAATCAGATATATTTGTTTGTGTTATGATCGCTTTATGAGGCTTTACATTTGAATGGAAACTCTAAACTGGAGTGCATCATGATTCTCACATTTCTTGAAAATCTAGACACTGTTTTTCAAACAAACATGACTGACTACATCTGTACTTAATATATTTTGATGCGCAGCTGGCGTTATATACCATCCATACATGGTCGATGACTGTGCTGGAAAATGTGAACTCTCTGGTTGGCCGGTCGGCGGCACCGGAATATCTGCAGAAATTGACATACCTATGCTGGAACCATCACGAGGCCATAAGAAACATTGACACCGTGCGGGCTTACACATTCGGCTCGAACTACTTTGTTGAGGTGGATATTGTCCTGCCCTCAGAAATGCCCTTGAGAGATGCACACGACATTGGGGAGGCCTTACAGGAGAAGCTTGAACTACTGCCTGAGATCGAGCGGGCTTTTGTTCACCTCGATTATGAGTTCACTCATCGCCCTGAGCATGCACAGGCTCATGATACATGACCTAGTCTGTTTATGTAACTAACTACTATAAAGGAATAAGGTTCTTTCAAGCTTCTTGTCGTGCTGAAATCCTGTATCTGGGTTATGATAGTTGATGAACGAAAATACATAGGAGTGCTTGCTTGGGGATGGTGTAATTCAACTTTTATGGGTAGTAGTTTGTTCATACTCAAGTTTAATGTAAAATGTGTGTTCTTTAAATGAGAAGTGGATATAGCTATTGGGATAATAAGAAACATGTCACAACCCTcccaatttggatgaatcaggtcactatttttctgtttttcttttcttcttatattttttttcttctttgtttttatcTTGATGCATGACTCAATCTGACTGTAAAGGTTTATCTATAGTTTTAGATGTTGAGTGATCATTCAGAAGCTATGCAAGAATTTTATCTGGCGGCTTATCTGGAAAATAGGCTCGAAATCTTTATCCACATTTAACTATAAGAGTCTCCACATTTAACTTTATCCGACCTCAATGATTTTAAGATCGCTAACTAGGGAAGAAATTTGGTGCCAATGGGAGGTTCTAAGAAAAGGAATCATAGAGACCAGGATACATGATTTTTATGCTGAAGGCGGCATGGACATGATTGCAGTAAAGCAACATAGAAGTAATCTACAAACAAATTGTTACTTGCTGGATACTTGTGTTTGAAGGTAGATCTAGAACTTCCGGGAAAACAATCTAAGCTGCTCTGTTCCAGCTGACCAGAAGGAGAGGATATTCCCAAAAGATGGAAAAGCAACTTGTGCTCTAATCGAATGAGGCTGCAAAACTAGTAATCTACTATAGTGACGTACTTATATTTGTCCATGAGATGAAAGTGCTCGAACTCAGTAAATAAATACATTTGCCCTGGAAGAGTAGTTTTTTTAATTCATTTGGCATAGAAATTTCTACAAAGTCCATTTCAAAGCAAGTGTTTAAGAAACAGAACATTATGTCAAGCACATCTAAGATACCATTGCACTAAGAAGGAGCACATATGAATACCAAAACTTTAACATCTAAAGCAATGTTCAAGGACTTTTATTAAACGTCTCAAACCGTAAGTTGAGACTAAACCACACAACTGAAAACAAGGTCTTTTGGGAAATTTATTAGCCAATCAAACAAAGGAAACTAGTTCTTTCATCAGTTGGAAGGTGGGAAAAAGATGGCATCCGAGGTCCTCTTGGACCTGAAGAGCCCCTCCAACTCTGGAGTAGTGTTGAACGAAGACTCCAGCACTTCCGGCGATAACGCCTTCCAGACCGACGTCCTCCCTGCCAGATGACTGAACACCGGGCTGCAAAAATTCCATCACCAAAACATCACAACCATTTCAGACAGCAATACCAAACAAATATTAACTTaatagcagcagcagtgaaatcTTCAACTTACTTAGGAGTGGTGATGATGGAGAACCACTCCATGCCATCAGCATCAGCAATCTTGGACACCACAAAGAACCTTGGCACGATGAACAGACACCCTCCCTTCACTCTGGTCTCCAGGACCCGCTTGCCGTCGACGCCAACAACCTGAGCCCGGCCGCTCCCCCTGATCACGTAGGTCACCTGGAAAGCAGAGTCGCAGGAGAAGCCCGGCGAGCACATGGAATGGCCGTCGATCCTCACAAGGTCAGCCCCAAGCCCAACCTCGCCCACCAGGGGAAGGTTCTGGGTGTTCAGCACGACGACCCGGCCGCCGTTCTTGATATCGACATCCAGTGGAGCCTCCTCGCAGTTGAGAACCATCCCTTCCCTGTCTTCAGGACGGGGCTCAGGAATTTTCTGGCCATCCTTCAGTTTGGCAATGCCGGCGCCGGTTTGGCTGCGGACCAGCTTCTCGACCTCGTCTTCGGTGAGGTCCCAGGCACGGCTGACGAACTCGGAGCTGAAGCCGGTGAAGATGCCATTGGTGCCGGTGAGCTGGAAGTTGGTGAATTTTCCAGCCTTATGGCCCTTGGAGGTGTCTCCCAAGAAGAGGACGACAAGCTCAGCGTCGTTCGGATTGAACCACCAAGTTACGACGCCAAAGGGGAGAGCAAGAGCGTCCCCCTTCTTGATGGGAAGCACCTTCTCTTTCGTCGCCTCCGGCAACACAATTCCGCAAGTACCGCTTCCTGTAACAAAGAGTAAGGTGTGATTAATCTAAAGGTGCATTTGGATTTAGCatctctctttgttttttccttcagttgttttttttaaatatcttaTAACAGGTTAAGTCTGTGCGGAAAGATCTATCATAAAGAACTGTTAATCTTAAAAGGTCTGAACATGGAGAATTGGATTGGACTGAAGAACACTAGTAGCAGTGTATTATTTTCACAAGAacagaaaccaaaaaaaaaggaattttgGTAATCATCATGTTTCCAAAAATCAATCTACAATCTCAGTTAGATTTCACGCtctttttttatgttatttttttaaaaaaaattataaattacaATAATGTTTCCTTCATACTAGATGTATTCCACAACCATCCATTCATAATAAATGGCTCAAAAAAAAAGCCTGAATCGAACTACATTGTCAGCAGAACAagcaaaattaaaataaaaaaaatgctaaaAAATAGGATTTAAGGATAAATTAGGGCTTCAATCCAAAGAAACagattctttttcaaaaaaaaaaaatcgattaAAAATTTCCGTCCTGTTTCTGTTTTGCTatgttaattcattaaaaaaagatttttttttttttaaccgccTCGGTTTGGTCGCGAAGATTCAAAGAAACCGCATCAATCCATCATTAGAGCACAGAttaaaaaacacacacacacgcacacatcAAAGAAGAGTGTCCACTTGACTCCAGTTACCCAGCCATCgtactgttttttttatttatttaatccaTCAGCCACCCATGGCCTCCGTGGGCACgataaagaatatatatataagcctGGATTTCAGGATACATTAAAAGAGGgggaaagggagaaaaaaaCCAAGATCAAGatgatcaaagctctctttaCCTTGGAGGACGTAAGCAACCTTGGCGGAGTCGGAGTAGCTGGGAAGCGCGAGCCCCTGCTTCTCCAAGGCGAGCTTTGCGGCCCCGATCTTGGCCTCGCGGAGCATCGGCAGCTCCTCGCTGCACCACTCGTGGTAGGAGCCCCCATCCCCACCGTACGTTTTCTTCGACAGCCTCGGAGTCAGATCGATATCCATAGCCGCCAAACTAAACTATGCGAACTCTCGAAAGCAGAGCAGAaccaggaaaagaagaagaagaagaagaagaagaggaagagagaggcgtTGGATGGAGAGAAGACGTGGCGATTTATATACAAGGGAATAAGCTGACGCTGCCAAGTATGGATAAAGACAAAGAGATATGGACGGTCGCGATATGAAGGCTTGAAATGCGGTGGATTGCTTTATGTTTTATTGCGCGGTTACGATTCTAATCATCATAATTAGTAACTAATCATCCTTACCGTTTTTCTCGATTTGTTTCCTTATACAGCATGGATAAGTTACGAAATTGCTAACAGTCAATAATATCTATAAGTTGTTATTTGTTACTACTacgaggaaaagaagaagatattaTCATTAGTATTCAAATTGCCAAGCGTGCCCGCCTATTtaataatttttcaaaaaatttagaGCATAGTTACCAAAAACAATTTAACTCACCATTTCTGAGTGCATTTCCATATACCTATTTAGATGGTTGGACTGAAAATTTTATTGAATGTATGGATAGGATTATAGGCTCGATTAGACCTGTATTTAAAATaccctaaaaaaaaaagcttatcgAGTTTATCCGTAGggagaaaacaaaaaatctaAATGGTGGATAGGGTTATAGGCTAGATTAGTATCCAAAAATAGCTTAttctgagaaaaaaaaatctatacagTTTTTTTCTCCCTATAAAATTTGGGCCGGCTTACTCCAAAAAATACTTATTAATATAGATCTAGCTCAGCttgtatttttataattttgctAGTTATACTAGCATAATCCTTGAATCTAATAGAATTTTTAGCCCAATCATCCCAACAAACTGTGATCTGTTTATGTTTTCAGCG
The Phoenix dactylifera cultivar Barhee BC4 chromosome 3, palm_55x_up_171113_PBpolish2nd_filt_p, whole genome shotgun sequence DNA segment above includes these coding regions:
- the LOC103710582 gene encoding metal tolerance protein 5-like isoform X2; translated protein: MEMLESFGKMDALADRGFLPGMSKEERERTARSEQIAIRISNIANMILFAAKVYASIRSGSLSVIASTLDSLLDLLSGFILWFTSFSMQTTNPYQYPIGKRRMQPLGILVFASIMATLGLQIILESVQSLISDEDEFSMTKQQERWVVGIMSSVTLVKLALVFYCRSFTNEIVKAYMKDHFFDVITNVIGLVAALLGNYIKHWIDPVGAIILALYTIHTWSMTVLENVNSLVGRSAAPEYLQKLTYLCWNHHEAIRNIDTVRAYTFGSNYFVEVDIVLPSEMPLRDAHDIGEALQEKLELLPEIERAFVHLDYEFTHRPEHAQAHDT
- the LOC103710582 gene encoding metal tolerance protein 5-like isoform X1, producing MVGGRKRVGNMSPCCFPVEKSEGDDVAEYYQQQMEMLESFGKMDALADRGFLPGMSKEERERTARSEQIAIRISNIANMILFAAKVYASIRSGSLSVIASTLDSLLDLLSGFILWFTSFSMQTTNPYQYPIGKRRMQPLGILVFASIMATLGLQIILESVQSLISDEDEFSMTKQQERWVVGIMSSVTLVKLALVFYCRSFTNEIVKAYMKDHFFDVITNVIGLVAALLGNYIKHWIDPVGAIILALYTIHTWSMTVLENVNSLVGRSAAPEYLQKLTYLCWNHHEAIRNIDTVRAYTFGSNYFVEVDIVLPSEMPLRDAHDIGEALQEKLELLPEIERAFVHLDYEFTHRPEHAQAHDT
- the LOC103710574 gene encoding glutelin type-D 1-like, whose translation is MDIDLTPRLSKKTYGGDGGSYHEWCSEELPMLREAKIGAAKLALEKQGLALPSYSDSAKVAYVLQGSGTCGIVLPEATKEKVLPIKKGDALALPFGVVTWWFNPNDAELVVLFLGDTSKGHKAGKFTNFQLTGTNGIFTGFSSEFVSRAWDLTEDEVEKLVRSQTGAGIAKLKDGQKIPEPRPEDREGMVLNCEEAPLDVDIKNGGRVVVLNTQNLPLVGEVGLGADLVRIDGHSMCSPGFSCDSAFQVTYVIRGSGRAQVVGVDGKRVLETRVKGGCLFIVPRFFVVSKIADADGMEWFSIITTPNPVFSHLAGRTSVWKALSPEVLESSFNTTPELEGLFRSKRTSDAIFFPPSN